One Verrucomicrobiales bacterium genomic window carries:
- a CDS encoding DUF4062 domain-containing protein — protein sequence MQKRKLQVFVSSTYLDLIEERQAAVEAILTAGHIPAGMELFAAGDEEQMKLIRRWIDESDVYLLIIGTRYGSIDQGSNKSYTELEYDYAVAQSKRHFVLVVSDTAADKRKSKKANREENNPTKLREFIVKAKQGRIVREWSDVKDIQLRVIQTLSTLDSDPTLKGWIRADSSVDLPKLATELSALGKENRELREEVAKLRLTKAEFVGWDYEHLKQKLLGMKVSRVDGENHSDTDPILKRACRDLRPIVGPESPLTLLHLLLYARFDNILNADLQMESDSQIEPGHELVAMGLMIDKREGYALSETGARFVNQILQEAESAFPYGGESEEQTNVPNEEA from the coding sequence ATGCAAAAACGTAAACTACAGGTTTTTGTTTCCTCGACTTACCTTGACTTGATTGAAGAGCGTCAAGCCGCCGTCGAGGCGATCCTCACGGCGGGTCACATCCCAGCCGGAATGGAGCTGTTCGCGGCGGGCGATGAAGAGCAGATGAAGCTTATCAGGCGTTGGATTGATGAATCAGACGTCTACCTGTTAATCATCGGAACGCGATATGGTTCGATTGATCAAGGATCGAATAAATCCTACACAGAGCTTGAGTACGACTATGCGGTGGCGCAATCCAAGAGACATTTCGTACTTGTCGTTTCAGATACTGCCGCAGATAAGCGCAAATCGAAGAAGGCAAACAGAGAAGAGAACAATCCTACCAAGTTGCGGGAGTTTATCGTCAAGGCCAAGCAAGGCAGAATCGTGCGTGAGTGGTCGGATGTTAAGGACATACAGCTACGGGTGATACAGACCCTTTCCACCCTGGATTCGGATCCGACTTTAAAAGGGTGGATCAGGGCTGATAGCTCGGTAGACCTTCCCAAATTGGCCACCGAATTATCGGCGCTCGGCAAAGAAAATCGAGAGCTCAGGGAAGAGGTCGCGAAGTTGAGACTAACAAAAGCCGAATTTGTAGGTTGGGACTACGAGCACCTGAAACAGAAGCTTCTAGGGATGAAAGTTTCGAGAGTGGACGGTGAAAACCACTCGGACACTGACCCAATCTTGAAAAGAGCTTGCAGGGATCTTAGGCCTATTGTCGGTCCAGAAAGCCCTCTGACCCTGCTTCATCTCCTTTTATACGCTCGGTTCGATAACATCCTAAACGCTGATCTGCAAATGGAGTCCGACAGTCAAATTGAACCAGGACACGAGCTGGTCGCTATGGGCCTAATGATTGATAAGCGCGAAGGATATGCTCTGAGCGAGACGGGCGCGAGGTTCGTTAATCAAATTCTTCAGGAAGCGGAAAGCGCTTTCCCATATGGAGGAGAGTCAGAAGAGCAAACCAATGTTCCCAATGAGGAAGCTTAG